One Gadus morhua chromosome 1, gadMor3.0, whole genome shotgun sequence DNA segment encodes these proteins:
- the rbbp8l gene encoding RBBP8 N-terminal-like protein isoform X1, whose translation MFLWLFLVTHIYIGLPKLFLSTESGGRPEYTVSGMDSFNELLYKLRDVHERELEGWQLRVQELSNKKGCDIKRMEELFNRNQQMKEQQRTLTENIKTLENRLRAGLCDRCTVTQEVAKRRQQEYESSQIQTLHQFSILVGEMNNLKKENRRLREELGNQRKAMDSQSNHLSNITATEVKPSRSPDHSTTAVPVALTSTTLSNASKPPEGGNVAVKTEADQKFEDAQVGASSRKPFESYNALAVTSLEHSPRVSEESRNAGDKRLQGAEGRHSPTSNPPQHKVFLQNLPAPLSSSSSPPGGAPSRHVLHAPMPCRPRPIKSGALPFPWSVSEHSDWAGLAASTALRGLGVQLNPLKSNPFLFADVGPAGPQASPSNQGGPPALQAGPRSACAQQSSTSEPLAELRPRLFRVRSLSELGDSQAIALERKEIAPIQWRSTGTSQPRGGVGEGESEGNDGPLDLSERGRSQSNESASSERPVLTQGAEGAVKGSESRTISSPHGPPSSSGVPATHSSTPACQALEKSSDHCNYMEEEPGQSEEKNQRKVDQTIKEDFPLFNSSMQPVVLLGTLNAALHKQGTAFSNGKLKQVDPVSSSEEQDKEGRTGGDQSPASKRARSSTDKHSSRESETEDLKSHKRLKI comes from the exons ATGTTTCTCTGGCTGTTCTTAGTTACTCATATCTATATTGGGTTGCCCAAGTTATTCCTCAGCACAGAATCTGGAGGTCGACCAGAGTACACCGTCAGTGGCATGGACAGCTTCAACGAGCTGCTGTACAAGCTGCGCGATGTCCACGAGCGGGAGCTGGAAG GCTGGCAGCTGAGAGTCCAGGAGCTGTCCAATAAGAAGGGCTG TGACATAAAGAGAATGGAGGAGCTGTTCAATAGAAACCAGCAGATGAAAGAGCAGCAGAGGACACTAACAGAAAACATCAAGACATTGGAGAACAG GCTTAGGGCCGGGCTGTGTGATCGCTGCACCGTCACACAGGAAGTGGCCAAGAGGAGACAACAAGAATACGAGTCGTCGCAGATACAAACTCTACATCAGTTCTCCATTCTGG TGGGCGAGATGAACAACCTGAAGAAGGAGAacaggaggctgagggaggagctggggaaCCAGAGGAAAGCTATGGA CAGTCAGAGCAACCACCTCTCCAACATCACTGCCACAGAGGTCAAACCCTCCAGATCTCCTGACCATTCCACCACTGCTGTGCCAGTCGCTCTTACCTCAACAACCCTTAGCAATGCCTCCAAGCCGCCAGAAGGTGGCAACGTTGCGGTGAAAACGGAAGCAGACCAGAAATTTGAGG ACGCACAAGTTGGTGCATCCAGTAGAAAGCCCTTT GAGTCTTATAACGCACTCGCTGTGACATCCCTCGAGCATTCCCCCCGGGTGTCAGAAGAGAGCAGAAATGCTGGAGATAAGAG ACTGCAGGGCGCTGAAGGGCGACATTCGCCGACCTctaaccccccccaacacaaagtgttcctccagaacctcccggctcctctgtcctcctcctcctctcccccaggggGTGCCCCCAGCAGGCACGTGCTCCATGCCCCCATGCCTTGCCGCCCTCGCCCAATCAAAAGCGGggccctccccttcccctggtCCGTCTCAGAACACTCCGACTGGGCCGGTCTCGCCGCCTCCACTGCGCTGCGTGGCCTCGGAGTACAGCTCAACCCCCTCAAGTCCAACCCTTTCCTCTTCGCTGACGTCGGCCCCGCTGGCCCGCAGGCGAGCCCGTCCAACCAGGGCGGCCCCCCGGCGCTGCAGGCGGGGCCGAGGAGCGCCTGCGCACAGCAGAGCTCGACGTCCGAGCCCCTCGCCGAACTGCGGCCCCGGCTGTTCAGGGTGCGGAGCCTGTCGGAGCTGGGGGACAGTCAGGCCATCGCactggagaggaaggagatcGCACCGATCCAGTGGAGGAGCACTGGGACGTCCCAGCCCCGGGGAGGGGTCGGCGAGGGAGAATCAGAGGGGAACGACGGGCCCTTGGATCTGTCAGAACGAGGAAGGTCCCAGTCCAACGAGTCGGCAAGCAGCGAGCGCCCTGTGCTCACCCAGGGCGCAGAGGGAGCAGTGAAAGGCTCTGAGAGCAGGACAATCTCATCTCCTCATGGCCCCCCTTCATCCTCTGGGGTCCCCgccacacactcctccacccctgcTTGTCAAGCACTGGAAAAGTCCAGTGATCATTGTAACTATATG GAAGAGGAACCGGGTCAGAGTGAGGAGAAGAACCAAAGAAAGGTTGACCAAACAATCAAAGAAGATTTTCCACTTTTCAACAGCTCAATGCAACCAG tagTGCTGCTGGGAACACTGAATGCAGCACTGCATAAACAAGGAACTGCGTTCTCAAATGGCAAG CTGAAACAAGTGGATCCAGTCAGCAGCTCAGAGGAGCAGGATAAAGAGGGCCGGACAGGAGGAGACCAGAGCCCAGCCTCCAAGAGGGCCCGGTCCTCCACTGACAAACACAGCAGCAGAGAGTCGGAGACAGAGG ACTTGAAGTCGCATAAGAGGCTTAAGATTTGA
- the rbbp8l gene encoding RBBP8 N-terminal-like protein isoform X2, protein MFLWLFLVTHIYIGLPKLFLSTESGGRPEYTVSGMDSFNELLYKLRDVHERELEGWQLRVQELSNKKGCDIKRMEELFNRNQQMKEQQRTLTENIKTLENRLRAGLCDRCTVTQEVAKRRQQEYESSQIQTLHQFSILVGEMNNLKKENRRLREELGNQRKAMDQSNHLSNITATEVKPSRSPDHSTTAVPVALTSTTLSNASKPPEGGNVAVKTEADQKFEDAQVGASSRKPFESYNALAVTSLEHSPRVSEESRNAGDKRLQGAEGRHSPTSNPPQHKVFLQNLPAPLSSSSSPPGGAPSRHVLHAPMPCRPRPIKSGALPFPWSVSEHSDWAGLAASTALRGLGVQLNPLKSNPFLFADVGPAGPQASPSNQGGPPALQAGPRSACAQQSSTSEPLAELRPRLFRVRSLSELGDSQAIALERKEIAPIQWRSTGTSQPRGGVGEGESEGNDGPLDLSERGRSQSNESASSERPVLTQGAEGAVKGSESRTISSPHGPPSSSGVPATHSSTPACQALEKSSDHCNYMEEEPGQSEEKNQRKVDQTIKEDFPLFNSSMQPVVLLGTLNAALHKQGTAFSNGKLKQVDPVSSSEEQDKEGRTGGDQSPASKRARSSTDKHSSRESETEDLKSHKRLKI, encoded by the exons ATGTTTCTCTGGCTGTTCTTAGTTACTCATATCTATATTGGGTTGCCCAAGTTATTCCTCAGCACAGAATCTGGAGGTCGACCAGAGTACACCGTCAGTGGCATGGACAGCTTCAACGAGCTGCTGTACAAGCTGCGCGATGTCCACGAGCGGGAGCTGGAAG GCTGGCAGCTGAGAGTCCAGGAGCTGTCCAATAAGAAGGGCTG TGACATAAAGAGAATGGAGGAGCTGTTCAATAGAAACCAGCAGATGAAAGAGCAGCAGAGGACACTAACAGAAAACATCAAGACATTGGAGAACAG GCTTAGGGCCGGGCTGTGTGATCGCTGCACCGTCACACAGGAAGTGGCCAAGAGGAGACAACAAGAATACGAGTCGTCGCAGATACAAACTCTACATCAGTTCTCCATTCTGG TGGGCGAGATGAACAACCTGAAGAAGGAGAacaggaggctgagggaggagctggggaaCCAGAGGAAAGCTATGGA TCAGAGCAACCACCTCTCCAACATCACTGCCACAGAGGTCAAACCCTCCAGATCTCCTGACCATTCCACCACTGCTGTGCCAGTCGCTCTTACCTCAACAACCCTTAGCAATGCCTCCAAGCCGCCAGAAGGTGGCAACGTTGCGGTGAAAACGGAAGCAGACCAGAAATTTGAGG ACGCACAAGTTGGTGCATCCAGTAGAAAGCCCTTT GAGTCTTATAACGCACTCGCTGTGACATCCCTCGAGCATTCCCCCCGGGTGTCAGAAGAGAGCAGAAATGCTGGAGATAAGAG ACTGCAGGGCGCTGAAGGGCGACATTCGCCGACCTctaaccccccccaacacaaagtgttcctccagaacctcccggctcctctgtcctcctcctcctctcccccaggggGTGCCCCCAGCAGGCACGTGCTCCATGCCCCCATGCCTTGCCGCCCTCGCCCAATCAAAAGCGGggccctccccttcccctggtCCGTCTCAGAACACTCCGACTGGGCCGGTCTCGCCGCCTCCACTGCGCTGCGTGGCCTCGGAGTACAGCTCAACCCCCTCAAGTCCAACCCTTTCCTCTTCGCTGACGTCGGCCCCGCTGGCCCGCAGGCGAGCCCGTCCAACCAGGGCGGCCCCCCGGCGCTGCAGGCGGGGCCGAGGAGCGCCTGCGCACAGCAGAGCTCGACGTCCGAGCCCCTCGCCGAACTGCGGCCCCGGCTGTTCAGGGTGCGGAGCCTGTCGGAGCTGGGGGACAGTCAGGCCATCGCactggagaggaaggagatcGCACCGATCCAGTGGAGGAGCACTGGGACGTCCCAGCCCCGGGGAGGGGTCGGCGAGGGAGAATCAGAGGGGAACGACGGGCCCTTGGATCTGTCAGAACGAGGAAGGTCCCAGTCCAACGAGTCGGCAAGCAGCGAGCGCCCTGTGCTCACCCAGGGCGCAGAGGGAGCAGTGAAAGGCTCTGAGAGCAGGACAATCTCATCTCCTCATGGCCCCCCTTCATCCTCTGGGGTCCCCgccacacactcctccacccctgcTTGTCAAGCACTGGAAAAGTCCAGTGATCATTGTAACTATATG GAAGAGGAACCGGGTCAGAGTGAGGAGAAGAACCAAAGAAAGGTTGACCAAACAATCAAAGAAGATTTTCCACTTTTCAACAGCTCAATGCAACCAG tagTGCTGCTGGGAACACTGAATGCAGCACTGCATAAACAAGGAACTGCGTTCTCAAATGGCAAG CTGAAACAAGTGGATCCAGTCAGCAGCTCAGAGGAGCAGGATAAAGAGGGCCGGACAGGAGGAGACCAGAGCCCAGCCTCCAAGAGGGCCCGGTCCTCCACTGACAAACACAGCAGCAGAGAGTCGGAGACAGAGG ACTTGAAGTCGCATAAGAGGCTTAAGATTTGA
- the rbbp8l gene encoding RBBP8 N-terminal-like protein isoform X4: MDSFNELLYKLRDVHERELEGWQLRVQELSNKKGCDIKRMEELFNRNQQMKEQQRTLTENIKTLENRLRAGLCDRCTVTQEVAKRRQQEYESSQIQTLHQFSILVGEMNNLKKENRRLREELGNQRKAMDSQSNHLSNITATEVKPSRSPDHSTTAVPVALTSTTLSNASKPPEGGNVAVKTEADQKFEDAQVGASSRKPFESYNALAVTSLEHSPRVSEESRNAGDKRLQGAEGRHSPTSNPPQHKVFLQNLPAPLSSSSSPPGGAPSRHVLHAPMPCRPRPIKSGALPFPWSVSEHSDWAGLAASTALRGLGVQLNPLKSNPFLFADVGPAGPQASPSNQGGPPALQAGPRSACAQQSSTSEPLAELRPRLFRVRSLSELGDSQAIALERKEIAPIQWRSTGTSQPRGGVGEGESEGNDGPLDLSERGRSQSNESASSERPVLTQGAEGAVKGSESRTISSPHGPPSSSGVPATHSSTPACQALEKSSDHCNYMEEEPGQSEEKNQRKVDQTIKEDFPLFNSSMQPVVLLGTLNAALHKQGTAFSNGKLKQVDPVSSSEEQDKEGRTGGDQSPASKRARSSTDKHSSRESETEDLKSHKRLKI; encoded by the exons ATGGACAGCTTCAACGAGCTGCTGTACAAGCTGCGCGATGTCCACGAGCGGGAGCTGGAAG GCTGGCAGCTGAGAGTCCAGGAGCTGTCCAATAAGAAGGGCTG TGACATAAAGAGAATGGAGGAGCTGTTCAATAGAAACCAGCAGATGAAAGAGCAGCAGAGGACACTAACAGAAAACATCAAGACATTGGAGAACAG GCTTAGGGCCGGGCTGTGTGATCGCTGCACCGTCACACAGGAAGTGGCCAAGAGGAGACAACAAGAATACGAGTCGTCGCAGATACAAACTCTACATCAGTTCTCCATTCTGG TGGGCGAGATGAACAACCTGAAGAAGGAGAacaggaggctgagggaggagctggggaaCCAGAGGAAAGCTATGGA CAGTCAGAGCAACCACCTCTCCAACATCACTGCCACAGAGGTCAAACCCTCCAGATCTCCTGACCATTCCACCACTGCTGTGCCAGTCGCTCTTACCTCAACAACCCTTAGCAATGCCTCCAAGCCGCCAGAAGGTGGCAACGTTGCGGTGAAAACGGAAGCAGACCAGAAATTTGAGG ACGCACAAGTTGGTGCATCCAGTAGAAAGCCCTTT GAGTCTTATAACGCACTCGCTGTGACATCCCTCGAGCATTCCCCCCGGGTGTCAGAAGAGAGCAGAAATGCTGGAGATAAGAG ACTGCAGGGCGCTGAAGGGCGACATTCGCCGACCTctaaccccccccaacacaaagtgttcctccagaacctcccggctcctctgtcctcctcctcctctcccccaggggGTGCCCCCAGCAGGCACGTGCTCCATGCCCCCATGCCTTGCCGCCCTCGCCCAATCAAAAGCGGggccctccccttcccctggtCCGTCTCAGAACACTCCGACTGGGCCGGTCTCGCCGCCTCCACTGCGCTGCGTGGCCTCGGAGTACAGCTCAACCCCCTCAAGTCCAACCCTTTCCTCTTCGCTGACGTCGGCCCCGCTGGCCCGCAGGCGAGCCCGTCCAACCAGGGCGGCCCCCCGGCGCTGCAGGCGGGGCCGAGGAGCGCCTGCGCACAGCAGAGCTCGACGTCCGAGCCCCTCGCCGAACTGCGGCCCCGGCTGTTCAGGGTGCGGAGCCTGTCGGAGCTGGGGGACAGTCAGGCCATCGCactggagaggaaggagatcGCACCGATCCAGTGGAGGAGCACTGGGACGTCCCAGCCCCGGGGAGGGGTCGGCGAGGGAGAATCAGAGGGGAACGACGGGCCCTTGGATCTGTCAGAACGAGGAAGGTCCCAGTCCAACGAGTCGGCAAGCAGCGAGCGCCCTGTGCTCACCCAGGGCGCAGAGGGAGCAGTGAAAGGCTCTGAGAGCAGGACAATCTCATCTCCTCATGGCCCCCCTTCATCCTCTGGGGTCCCCgccacacactcctccacccctgcTTGTCAAGCACTGGAAAAGTCCAGTGATCATTGTAACTATATG GAAGAGGAACCGGGTCAGAGTGAGGAGAAGAACCAAAGAAAGGTTGACCAAACAATCAAAGAAGATTTTCCACTTTTCAACAGCTCAATGCAACCAG tagTGCTGCTGGGAACACTGAATGCAGCACTGCATAAACAAGGAACTGCGTTCTCAAATGGCAAG CTGAAACAAGTGGATCCAGTCAGCAGCTCAGAGGAGCAGGATAAAGAGGGCCGGACAGGAGGAGACCAGAGCCCAGCCTCCAAGAGGGCCCGGTCCTCCACTGACAAACACAGCAGCAGAGAGTCGGAGACAGAGG ACTTGAAGTCGCATAAGAGGCTTAAGATTTGA
- the rbbp8l gene encoding RBBP8 N-terminal-like protein isoform X3, with protein sequence MSGGGQKLFLSTESGGRPEYTVSGMDSFNELLYKLRDVHERELEGWQLRVQELSNKKGCDIKRMEELFNRNQQMKEQQRTLTENIKTLENRLRAGLCDRCTVTQEVAKRRQQEYESSQIQTLHQFSILVGEMNNLKKENRRLREELGNQRKAMDSQSNHLSNITATEVKPSRSPDHSTTAVPVALTSTTLSNASKPPEGGNVAVKTEADQKFEDAQVGASSRKPFESYNALAVTSLEHSPRVSEESRNAGDKRLQGAEGRHSPTSNPPQHKVFLQNLPAPLSSSSSPPGGAPSRHVLHAPMPCRPRPIKSGALPFPWSVSEHSDWAGLAASTALRGLGVQLNPLKSNPFLFADVGPAGPQASPSNQGGPPALQAGPRSACAQQSSTSEPLAELRPRLFRVRSLSELGDSQAIALERKEIAPIQWRSTGTSQPRGGVGEGESEGNDGPLDLSERGRSQSNESASSERPVLTQGAEGAVKGSESRTISSPHGPPSSSGVPATHSSTPACQALEKSSDHCNYMEEEPGQSEEKNQRKVDQTIKEDFPLFNSSMQPVVLLGTLNAALHKQGTAFSNGKLKQVDPVSSSEEQDKEGRTGGDQSPASKRARSSTDKHSSRESETEDLKSHKRLKI encoded by the exons ATGAGTGGTGGAGGGCAGAAG TTATTCCTCAGCACAGAATCTGGAGGTCGACCAGAGTACACCGTCAGTGGCATGGACAGCTTCAACGAGCTGCTGTACAAGCTGCGCGATGTCCACGAGCGGGAGCTGGAAG GCTGGCAGCTGAGAGTCCAGGAGCTGTCCAATAAGAAGGGCTG TGACATAAAGAGAATGGAGGAGCTGTTCAATAGAAACCAGCAGATGAAAGAGCAGCAGAGGACACTAACAGAAAACATCAAGACATTGGAGAACAG GCTTAGGGCCGGGCTGTGTGATCGCTGCACCGTCACACAGGAAGTGGCCAAGAGGAGACAACAAGAATACGAGTCGTCGCAGATACAAACTCTACATCAGTTCTCCATTCTGG TGGGCGAGATGAACAACCTGAAGAAGGAGAacaggaggctgagggaggagctggggaaCCAGAGGAAAGCTATGGA CAGTCAGAGCAACCACCTCTCCAACATCACTGCCACAGAGGTCAAACCCTCCAGATCTCCTGACCATTCCACCACTGCTGTGCCAGTCGCTCTTACCTCAACAACCCTTAGCAATGCCTCCAAGCCGCCAGAAGGTGGCAACGTTGCGGTGAAAACGGAAGCAGACCAGAAATTTGAGG ACGCACAAGTTGGTGCATCCAGTAGAAAGCCCTTT GAGTCTTATAACGCACTCGCTGTGACATCCCTCGAGCATTCCCCCCGGGTGTCAGAAGAGAGCAGAAATGCTGGAGATAAGAG ACTGCAGGGCGCTGAAGGGCGACATTCGCCGACCTctaaccccccccaacacaaagtgttcctccagaacctcccggctcctctgtcctcctcctcctctcccccaggggGTGCCCCCAGCAGGCACGTGCTCCATGCCCCCATGCCTTGCCGCCCTCGCCCAATCAAAAGCGGggccctccccttcccctggtCCGTCTCAGAACACTCCGACTGGGCCGGTCTCGCCGCCTCCACTGCGCTGCGTGGCCTCGGAGTACAGCTCAACCCCCTCAAGTCCAACCCTTTCCTCTTCGCTGACGTCGGCCCCGCTGGCCCGCAGGCGAGCCCGTCCAACCAGGGCGGCCCCCCGGCGCTGCAGGCGGGGCCGAGGAGCGCCTGCGCACAGCAGAGCTCGACGTCCGAGCCCCTCGCCGAACTGCGGCCCCGGCTGTTCAGGGTGCGGAGCCTGTCGGAGCTGGGGGACAGTCAGGCCATCGCactggagaggaaggagatcGCACCGATCCAGTGGAGGAGCACTGGGACGTCCCAGCCCCGGGGAGGGGTCGGCGAGGGAGAATCAGAGGGGAACGACGGGCCCTTGGATCTGTCAGAACGAGGAAGGTCCCAGTCCAACGAGTCGGCAAGCAGCGAGCGCCCTGTGCTCACCCAGGGCGCAGAGGGAGCAGTGAAAGGCTCTGAGAGCAGGACAATCTCATCTCCTCATGGCCCCCCTTCATCCTCTGGGGTCCCCgccacacactcctccacccctgcTTGTCAAGCACTGGAAAAGTCCAGTGATCATTGTAACTATATG GAAGAGGAACCGGGTCAGAGTGAGGAGAAGAACCAAAGAAAGGTTGACCAAACAATCAAAGAAGATTTTCCACTTTTCAACAGCTCAATGCAACCAG tagTGCTGCTGGGAACACTGAATGCAGCACTGCATAAACAAGGAACTGCGTTCTCAAATGGCAAG CTGAAACAAGTGGATCCAGTCAGCAGCTCAGAGGAGCAGGATAAAGAGGGCCGGACAGGAGGAGACCAGAGCCCAGCCTCCAAGAGGGCCCGGTCCTCCACTGACAAACACAGCAGCAGAGAGTCGGAGACAGAGG ACTTGAAGTCGCATAAGAGGCTTAAGATTTGA